A genomic region of Nostoc sp. UHCC 0702 contains the following coding sequences:
- a CDS encoding AAA-like domain-containing protein produces MNLEEGLQILDGVVFNKINRHLKDVEIIVLKGSWQGLNYDEIASKEGYAAKYLRQDVGFKLWKLLSQALGEEVNKTNFRAAVERSHFKNLLPTEVQQLESWHQDSFSTVKSEFVPEYPEGSVPLTSAFYIQRFSKGDAARSPIEERCYETILQPGSLIRIKAPNQMGKTSLLDRIIAHSNQQGYHTVRLNLLQAEANVFSNLDKFLRWFCAYVSYKLKLPSLLNESWDEYRGSIINCTTYFEDHILTQINSNLVLALDEVDRIFQYPDISQGFFAMLRSWHEEAKTVEIWENLRLAVVHSTENYGSLDINQSPFNVGLVVELTEFTQEQIEVLAHHHQLNYNQTQVQQLMSLLGGHPYLIRLALYHLALGDTTLEKLLQNAPTNAGIYEEHLRRFLNTFKVNFHLAEAFIKVVNLPEPVDIETMQAYQLYSMGLVKRVGDKLTPSCQLYQQYFREHLGNSKK; encoded by the coding sequence ATGAACTTGGAAGAAGGGTTACAAATTTTAGATGGAGTTGTCTTTAACAAAATCAACAGACACCTGAAAGATGTAGAAATAATTGTCCTTAAAGGGTCATGGCAAGGTTTGAATTATGATGAAATTGCCAGTAAAGAAGGTTATGCAGCTAAATATCTGCGGCAAGATGTAGGTTTCAAACTGTGGAAATTACTTTCACAAGCATTAGGAGAAGAGGTTAATAAAACTAATTTTCGTGCAGCAGTGGAGCGATCGCACTTTAAAAATCTTCTACCAACAGAAGTGCAGCAGTTAGAGTCTTGGCATCAAGATAGTTTCAGTACCGTCAAGAGTGAGTTTGTGCCAGAATACCCAGAAGGTTCAGTACCTCTGACTTCTGCATTTTACATCCAGCGATTTTCTAAAGGAGACGCTGCGCGATCGCCAATAGAAGAACGCTGTTATGAAACAATTCTCCAGCCTGGTTCTTTAATCCGAATTAAAGCCCCTAATCAAATGGGCAAAACATCTTTACTTGATAGAATCATCGCTCACTCAAATCAGCAAGGATACCATACAGTACGTCTAAACCTGTTGCAAGCAGAAGCAAATGTTTTTAGTAATTTGGATAAATTTTTGCGCTGGTTTTGTGCTTATGTGAGTTACAAATTAAAACTACCTTCTTTGTTGAATGAATCTTGGGATGAGTATAGGGGTAGCATTATTAATTGCACTACATATTTTGAAGATCATATTTTGACCCAAATCAACAGTAATTTAGTTTTGGCATTAGATGAAGTAGATAGAATTTTTCAATATCCTGACATTTCTCAAGGTTTTTTCGCCATGTTACGTAGTTGGCATGAGGAAGCTAAAACTGTAGAAATTTGGGAAAATTTACGATTAGCTGTAGTACATTCAACTGAAAATTATGGGTCATTAGATATAAATCAATCACCTTTTAATGTTGGGTTAGTGGTTGAATTAACAGAGTTTACCCAAGAACAAATAGAAGTTTTAGCCCACCATCATCAACTCAATTATAATCAAACTCAAGTGCAGCAATTAATGTCTCTGCTCGGAGGGCATCCATATTTAATTAGATTGGCACTTTATCATCTTGCACTTGGGGATACAACTCTAGAAAAATTATTACAGAATGCTCCTACAAATGCTGGAATATATGAAGAACATTTACGGCGATTTTTGAATACTTTTAAAGTCAATTTTCATTTAGCCGAGGCATTTATTAAAGTAGTCAATTTGCCTGAACCAGTGGATATAGAAACAATGCAAGCATATCAGCTATACAGTATGGGATTGGTTAAAAGAGTCGGTGATAAATTAACGCCAAGTTGTCAGTTATATCAACAATATTTTCGGGAACACTTGGGGAACTCCAAGAAATAA